The Erigeron canadensis isolate Cc75 chromosome 4, C_canadensis_v1, whole genome shotgun sequence genome window below encodes:
- the LOC122598586 gene encoding uncharacterized protein LOC122598586 yields MAETSISQEVQGLNDVPSNDQPHKSGKEAAKQHVGVRDSAIEVPAIGGLQMSVEDSGKANNAAAHAEHGILPTETQFCMKGLTWREDIRQRWTLKYSVGKMRYHPYKRTSKRWTLQMWFKYKEHVHVDVEEHEIEATCLSSIEEQCSFY; encoded by the coding sequence ATGGCTGAGACAAGTATTTCTCAAGAGGTTCAAGGGTTAAATGATGTTCCTTCAAATGATCAACCTCATAAGAGTGGCAAGGAAGCTGCAAAGCAACATGTCGGGGTTCGAGATTCTGCAATTGAAGTTCCAGCCATAGGTGGGCTCCAAATGTCTGTGGAAGATTCTGGGAAAGCTAACAATGCAGCAGCTCATGCTGAACATGGTATTTTACCTACGGAGACACAATTTTGTATGAAGGGGCTCACATGGAGAGAGGACATAAGGCAAAGATGGACATTGAAGTACTCAGTTGGAAAGATGAGATACCATCCATACAAGAGGACAAGCAAAAGGTGGACCTTGCAAATGTGGTTCAAGTATAAAGAGCATGTACACGTAGATGTCGAAGAACACGAAATAGAAGCAACATGTCTTTCAAGTATAGAAGAGCAGTGttctttttattag
- the LOC122596309 gene encoding uncharacterized protein LOC122596309 codes for MEITELNLIGDFEAGIKCLQQNHPSILSNLSLIPQLYSYWTWGALLIAVFATFTNIFNRLKTFIYSIRFKLITSCQKTCQPQTFDQDDFDFDFSDDEDCDDDTPSSVADSDDQELDSEDENVVFRHEGQNGDFALRRRNGFSWSDFSAGKSVVQLWDSFGLGLDFEDDEYDNSGEIGIWDVNMNSGRRGTAAKTPENVVVTADVVGGFGGYDCRMGGKLPEILAAWRPRPGKLWMEGGGAAGKKVE; via the coding sequence atggAGATTACGGAGCTTAATCTCATAGGCGATTTCGAAGCCGGAATAAAATGTTTACAACAAAATCACCCATCAATACTTTCTAATCTTTCTTTAATCCCACAATTATATAGTTATTGGACATGGGGTGCTTTACTTATTGCGGTTTTTGCTACTTTTACTAACATTTTCAATAGattaaaaacatttatttatagtaTTCGATTTAAGTTAATAACTTCTTGTCAGAAAACATGTCAGCCGCAAACATTTGACCAAGATGATTTCGACTTTGACTTTTCCGATGACGAGGACTGCGACGACGACACGCCGTCCTCCGTCGCCGATTCCGATGATCAAGAGTTAGATTCCGAGGACGAAAATGTTGTTTTCCGACACGAAGGGCAAAATGGTGATTTCGCTCTACGGCGGCGTAACGGTTTTTCTTGGTCGGATTTTTCTGCCGGAAAAAGTGTTGTACAGTTGTGGGATAGTTTTGGGTTAGGTTTAGATTTCGAAGATGATGAATATGATAACAGCGGTGAAATCGGGATCTGGGATGTGAATATGAACTCCGGCCGTCGTGGTACGGCGGCGAAGACGCCGGAAAatgtggtggtgacggcggATGTGGTTGGTGGGTTTGGGGGTTATGATTGTCGGATGGGTGGGAAGTTGCCAGAAATTTTGGCCGCGTGGCGGCCACGGCCGGGAAAACTTTGGATGGAAGGTGGCGGCGCCGCCGGTAAGAAGGTTGAGTGA